From a region of the Dictyostelium discoideum AX4 chromosome 2 chromosome, whole genome shotgun sequence genome:
- a CDS encoding vacuolar sorting protein 9 domain-containing protein, with amino-acid sequence MGDSKTPSLVIGENNQTTQPLTEKSETNDNDNNNNNNNIINNNNNNNNNNNNNNNNDNKSDNNNNNNNNIINNYNNEKDIINNQENINIETNNNNKPYTNNTNNTNNTNNTNNTNNNNNNNNNNNNNNNNNNNNNNNINNQQKSTFKSSLSSFLTSYYTSSTNNNNSDSNNNNNNNTNNTNNNKTTYFGHVRNSISYVTSSLPGIPSYSSLPSFNIPLISYISNSIPFPINYSRSSNLTNNNNNNNTTTTTSSSSSSSQPIPIKSNDKQQQQQQQQQQLNNPIAPINMSPNSFNSISIESNRLVISNSLGTEEQFQDIIRRLEQSNYKLHLISLDTFIENIKNDLTLSIDDISSSVQSYIATTLPILMHVCASIPFQTNEGAINMIESKSSSSSPLPPPLQTLMGKSINEIEIIIYEFMEQYIASRLYRRIFSSQEAIQKDTLLCEHISRFQHITPSNLDINDSIISTQFLEQIQEELLYISIFKSPREKLMCIKKSFKLLFQLLSKTQLPSVVGADLLLPIVIFCLIKSNLPFLWSNLQFISLFRDPTLIESETNYFLVTMITAASFIENMTFESLTDAVDPNAPPKSSDDNIIIESNNIEINKEKIEEQKENNNNNNNNNTLEPIIIDTLQQHESNKLVSDKEIVNENEREIKNSASSNDNDKMKIVTNNATEEEKKKLFKFYNSKPEELSVKEIKQLLNEYNSLVDKYFETK; translated from the exons atgGGTGATTCTAAAACACCATCACTAGTTATTGGTGAAAATAACCAAACAACACAACCACTAACTGAAAAGTCTGAaacaaatgataatgataataataataataataataatattataaataataataataataataataataataataataataataataataacgataataaaagcgataataataataataataataataatattataaataattataataatgaaaaagatatcattaataatcaagaaaatattaatatagaaacaaataataataataaaccttatactaataatactaataatactaataatactaataatactaataatactaataataataataataataataataataataataataataataataataataataataataataataatattaataatcaacaaaagAGTACATTTAAGtcatcattatcttcattCTTAACAAGTTATTATACTAgctcaacaaataataataatagtgatagtaataataataataataataatacaaataatacaaataataataaaacaacatATTTTGGACACGTTAGGAATTCAATATCATATGTCACTAGTAGTTTACCAGGAATACCATCATATAGTTCATTACCTTCATTTAACATTCCATTAATATCatatatttcaaattcaataccCTTCCCAATAAATTATTCAAGATCTTCAAAtttaactaataataataataataataatactacaacaacaacatcatcatcatcgtcatcatcacaaccaataccaataaagAGTAAtgataaacaacaacaacaacaacaacagcaacaacaattaaataatccaatAGCACCAATAAATATGTcaccaaattcatttaatagtATATCAATTGAAAGTAATAGATTGGTGATTAGTAATAGTTTAGGAACAGAGGAACAATTTCAAGATATTATACGTAGATTAGAAcaatcaaattataaattacatTTGATTTCGTTAGATACATTCATTGAGAATATAAAGAATGATTTAACTCTATCAATAGATGATATAAGCTCTTCAGTTCAGTCCTATATTGCAACTACTTTACCAATATTAATGCATGTTTGTGCTTCAATTCCATTTCAAACCAATGAAGGTGCAATCAATATGATCGAATCAaagtcatcatcatcatcaccactaccaccaccacttcAAACTTTAATGGgcaaatcaattaatgaaatcgAGATTATCATTTATGAATTTATGGAACAATATATAGCTAGTAGATTATATCGTAGAATATTCTCATCTCAAGAGGCTATTCAAAAAGATACATTATTATGTGAACATATTTCAAGATTTCAACATATTACACCCTCAAATTTAGATATCAATGATTCAATCATTTCAACACAATTCCTCGAACAAATTCAAGAGGAACTCTTATACATTTCAATCTTCAAATCTCCACGTGAAAAATTAAtgtgtattaaaaaaagttttaaattattatttcaattactTTCAAAAACTCAATTACCAAGTGTTGTTGGTgctgatttattattaccaatagTAATTttt tgtttaataaaatcaaatttaccaTTTCTCTGgtcaaatttacaatttatatcattatttagaGATCCAACATTAATCGAGAGTgaaacaaattattttttagttaCAATGATAACTGCAGCATCTTTCATTGAAAATATGACATTTGAATCTTTAACTGATGCAGTCGATCCAAATGCACCACCAAAATCATcagatgataatattataattgaatcaaataatatagaAATCAATAAAGAGAAAATTgaagaacaaaaagaaaataataataataataataataataatacattagAACCAATTATTATAGATACTTTACAACAACatgaatcaaataaattggtttcagataaagaaattgttaatgaaaatgaaagagaaataaaaaatagtgcCTCTAGTAacgataatgataaaatgaaaatagtgaCCAACAATGCAacagaagaagaaaaaaaaaaattattcaaattttataattctaAACCTGAAGAATTATCTGtcaaagaaattaaacagcttttaaatgaatataattCTCTAGTTGATAAATACTTTGAaactaaataa
- a CDS encoding NOT2/NOT3/NOT5 family protein, with amino-acid sequence MNTRKLQGEIDKTLKKVADGIIEFDCVLKKVYSAISTNQKEKYESDLKKEIKKLQRYRDQIKAWIASNDVKNKAALLESRKSIEMILINFKKNKIKKMDSFRHLERGEGKGKYSKDGGVDSSTKDEMAKTHVKTWASKAIATLRAQLESFDTELENIPVRKRKTESARVEQLQKFKNNHKYHLLALEFLLRMMDDDRIPTDEIEKIKDSVECYIDSYTQEDTYEEPGEIYSIFNFKPHNITDIEDEDFDFSLDEESDDDDDDDDYSDASDHDDDDDESSSKKDSNSENEDEIKETPKVATATATATAEKSTQPIISTSIQQQLPQPNKSPILQPNNTARIGSPTPTTNLSQQTQPTKASTPSPTFSSVTKTSIKNDNKQSHSQPTPVTIPNQQFPSLGNVPMAQRLMQQQAQQQAAAAAQLAAQQAQTQQTQQQQQQQQQQQQQQQQQQQQQQQQQNQQQQAPPQQQQAPQQQQQQNTQFKNKTGQSDINDVQDSLSQLNIKQQQQPPQQPQQQQQQQQQQQQQQQQQQQQQPQADLDDSKNNETFDNSSNLYPGTLAEISTISRINDGTYQQQHQQQQQQQSHQQSHQQSHQQSQQQSQQSQHHHQQQPQPQPQPQPQPQPQPQPQPQPQPQPQPQPQPQQQQPQHQSQQHQPQPQQPQQPQQPQHQPYHQQQSYQQQQQQQQQQYQQQQQQQQQQYQQQQMSQNQNQNQSQQQQQSGQLGFEEAMILTRHMMDISFKNLPDFKDYERIPTFIPRNPKPVPQYYPQSTLPLFESPNVFEKFDIDTLFFIFYFKQGTYQQYQAAKELKKQGWRYHKKYLTWFRRHEEPKEITNEFEQGTYVYFDYETGWCQRKKTEFTFEYRFLEE; translated from the exons ATGAATACAAGAAAACTTCAAGgagaaattgataaaacgTTAAAAAAAGTAGCAGATGGTATAATAGAGTTTGATTGCGttttaaaaaaggtttaCTCTGCAATAAGTACAAATCAAAAAGAGAAATATGAAagtgatttaaaaaaagaaattaaaaaacttcAAAGATATAGAGATCAAATTAAAGCATGGATCGCCTCAAACgatgtaaaaaataaagctGCATTATTAGAATCTAGAAAATCAATAgaaatg attttaataaactttaaaaaaaataaaataaagaagatgGATTCATTTAGACATTTAGAAAGAGGTGAAGGTAAAGgtaaatattcaaaagatGGTGGAGTTGATTCATCGACAAAGGATGAGATGGCAAAAACTCATGTAAAAACTTGGGCAAGTAAAGCAATTGCAACATTAAGAGCTCAATTGGAATCATTCGATACGGAATTGGAGAATATACCAGTTAGAAAGAGAAAAACGGAATCGGCACGTGTTGAACAATTacaaaagtttaaaaataatcataaatATCATTTATTAGCATTGGAATTCCTATTGAGAATGATGGATGATGATCGTATTCCAAccgatgaaattgaaaagattAAAGACTCTGTAGAATGTTATATCGATAGTTATACCCAAGAGGACACCTACGAAGAACCCGGTGAAATCTAttcaatctttaattttaaacctCACAACATCACCGATAtagaagatgaagatttcGATTTCTCATTAGATGAAGAATCTGATgacgacgatgatgatgatgattattcCGATGCTTCTGAtcatgatgatgacgatgatgaaagttcttcaaaaaaagattcaaattCTGAAAATGAAG atgaaattaaagaaacacCAAAAGtggcaacagcaacagcaacagcaacagcagaAAAATCAACTCAACCAATTATATCAACGTcgatacaacaacaattaccacaaccaaataaatcaccaattttaCAACCAAATAATACTGCGAGAATAGGGTCACCAACTCCAACTACAAATTTATCTCAACAAACTCAACCAACAAAGGCATCAACTCCATCACCAACTTTTTCATCTGTTACAAAAACTTCAATTAAGAAT gaTAATAAACAATCACATTCACAACCAACACCTGTAACAATACCAAATCAACAATTCCCGTCATTAGGTAATGTACCAATGGCTCAAAGATTAATGCAACAACAAGCACAACAACAggctgctgctgctgctcAATTGGCTGCACAACAGGCTCAAACTCAacaaacacaacaacaacaacaacaacaacaacaacaacaacaacaacaacaacaacaacaacaacaacaacaacaacaacaaaatcaacaacaacaagcaccaccacaacaacaacaagcaccacaacaacaacaacaacaaaatacacaatttaaaaacaaaacggGACAATCAGATATTAATGATGTTCAAGATTCATTATCACAACTTAAtattaaacaacaacaacaaccaccacaacaaccacaacaacaacaacaacaacaacaacaacaacaacaacaacaacaacaacaacaacaacaacagccaCAAGCAGATTTGGAtgatagtaaaaataatgaaaccTTTGATAACTCCTCAAATCTTTATCCAGGTACTTTAGCAGAAATATCGACAATATCTAGAATCAATGATGGAacttatcaacaacaacatcaacaacaacaacaacaacaatctcatCAACAATCCCATCAACAATCTCATCAACAatctcaacaacaatcacaacaatctcaacatcaccatcaacaacaaccacaaccacaaccacaaccacaaccacaaccacaaccacaaccacaaccacaaccacaaccacaaccacaaccacaaccacaaccacaaccacaacaacaacaaccacaacaccaatcacaacaacaccaaccacaaccacaacaaccacaacaaccacaacaaccacaacaccAACcatatcatcaacaacaatcataccaacaacaacaacaacaacaacaacaacaatatcaacaacagcaacaacagcaacaacaacaatatcaacaacaacaaatgtcacaaaatcaaaatcaaaatcaatcacaacaacaacaacaatcaggTCAATTAGGATTTGAAGAAGCAATGATACTAACAAGACATATGATGGAtataagttttaaaaatctacCAGATTTTAAAGATTACGAAAGAATACCAACATTTATACCCAGAAATCCAAAACCTGTACCACAATATTATCCACAATCAACTTTaccattatttgaatcaCCAAACGTTTTTGAGAAATTTGATATCGATAccttgtttttcattttctatttCAAACAAGGAACttatcaacaatatcaagcagctaaagaattaaagaaacaaGGTTGGAGATatcataaaaaatatctcACCTGGTTTAGAAGACATGAAGAACCAAAAGAAATCACAAATGAATTCGAACAAGGTACCTAtgtttattttgattatgaaACTGGTTGGTGTCAAAGAAAGAAAACAGAGTTCACTTTTGAATATAGATTTTTAGAagagtaa
- a CDS encoding Ras GTPase: MSYDYDYIVKILMIGDGSVGKTSTVRRFVDDDFKKEEIPKEEFMIKYMEIGDFGENENNNNNKNNKNNNYGKRAKLIIKEERLEKYRIGRNEFISSDGFLLFFDVTDRSSYINLSNWIEEIKYRTRRINNDELPPIVIVGNKIDKDEYSIMVSHEEVKDFCDTRSIPFIFISAKFNENVELSFTTLQNLILKEKYFPNELSTPSSSSSSLSINLNDVKTNNNNNNNNKDKCNIM; encoded by the coding sequence ATGTCatatgattatgattatatagttaaaattttaatgatagGAGATGGGAGTGTTGGGAAAACTTCAACAGTAAGGAGATTTGTTGATGACGactttaaaaaagaagaaattccAAAAGAAGAGTTTATGATAAAATATATGGAAATTGGTGACTTTGGAgagaatgaaaataataataataataaaaataataaaaataataattatggtAAAAGagcaaaattaataataaaagaagaaaGATTAGAAAAATATAGAATTGGTAGAAATGAATTTATAAGTTCAGAtggttttttattgttttttgatGTAACTGATCGTTCAtcatatataaatttatcaaattggattgaagaaataaaatatagaACTAGAAGAAtcaataatgatgaattaccaccaatagtaatagtaggaaataaaattgataaagatgAATACTCAATTATGGTATCCCATGAAGAAGTTAAAGATTTTTGTGATACAAGATCAAtaccatttatttttatctctGCAAAGtttaatgaaaatgttgAATTATCATTCACAACTCTCCAAAATTTAAtcttaaaagaaaaatattttccAAATGAATTATCGACACCATCATCCTCTTCCTCTTCATTATCTATTAACCTAAATGAtgttaaaacaaataataataataataataataataaagacaAATGTAACATAAtgtaa
- a CDS encoding hypothetical protein (Similar to Mus musculus (Mouse). similar to CCR4-NOT transcription complex, subunit 3), whose protein sequence is MEYSNCLSKNICPKESILKDIFCFGNSDNNNNNKNNNNNFNNIGHGGLNSYRNSTKSDFDYQNFINLPPSLLNQMNEKEKNDYCREFSNQLSNCINKSLSKIWDINQ, encoded by the coding sequence ATGGAATATTCAAATTgtctttcaaaaaatatttgtcccaaagaatcaattttaaaggatatattttgttttggtaatagcgataataataataataataaaaataataataataattttaataatattggtcATGGAGGACTTAATAGTTATAGAAATTCTACTAAATCAGATTTTGATTACCAAAATTTCATAAATTTACCACCATCTTTactaaatcaaatgaatgaaaaagaaaaaaatgattattgtcgtgaattttcaaatcaattatcaaattgcatcaataaatcattatctaaaatttgggatattaatcaataa